The nucleotide window GCCTGCTCGAGCCCGATTCTGGCGACGTGCTCGTCAATGGAACCCCTGTTGCGGACGACCTGATCGCCGCCCGCTCGAGCGTCGGGATGGTCTTTCAACACCCTCGCGACCAGTTCGTCGCCGCGACGATCGGTGCCGACGTCGCCTTCGGGCCCGAAAACCTCGGCCTCTCGCGCGAGGCGATCGATCGGCGAGTCGAAACCGCCCTCGACGCCGTCAACATGGCCGGTCGCGGCGACGAGCGCATCGACGCGCTCTCGGGGGGCGAACAGTCCCGCGTGGCCATCGCGGGCGCACTCGCGATGAACCCGGACCATCTCGTCCTCGACGAACCCTTTACCGGACTCGACGACCCCGCTCGGCGGTCCGTTCTCGAGCGCATCGAGTCGCTCTCCATCGACGGCACCGGGGTTCTATTGACGACCCACGACCTCCGAGACGTCGTCGGCCTCGCCGACCGTATCGTCGCCATGAAAGACGGCCGCGTCGTGGTCGACGACTCGCCCGAACGCGCACTCGAGGCACTGGCGGGACTCGACGTTCGCGTCCCCGACACCTAACCACCGACGATGCTTACCTACGCCCCTGACGACACGCTCGCCCACCGGCTCGACCCCCGCTCGAAGCTGGCGCTCCAGATCGGCTTCGCGACGACGGCGCTGGCCCACACCAGTCCACGGGCGCTACTCGCCCTCTCCGTCGTAGCCGGGCTGATCCTCGTTTTCGCCCGACTGTCGGTGCTCGAGGCACTCTACGCCTACCGCTTTGCGCTCGTCATCCTCGCGGTCGCGCCACTGGTTTCAGGATTGACCCTCGGTGCGCCGTGGTTCGATTCCACGGACGCGGGAACCTCCGCACGAGCGAGCTACCGAGTCCTGCTCATTTTGCTCGTCAGCGCAGCATATATCCGCTCGACGCCGGTGCGAGCGTCTCGAGCCGCGATCCAGCGGACGATCCCCGGCAAACCCGGACAGGTGCTCGGTATCGGCGTCGCGCTCGTCTTCCGGTTCCTGCCGGTCTTGCAGGCGGATCTCCGAACGATCCGCGACGCGATGGCGGCCCGGCTGGGCGACGAGCGCGGCGTTATCGACCGCGCCAGCACGCTCTCGTTGCTCGCGCTCTCGAGGGCGTTCGACCGAGCGGATCGACTCGCACTCGCCTTACAGGCGCGCTGTTTCGCTTGGAACCCCACACTGCCCGCGCTGACGTTTTCACGGGTCGACTACCCCGCGCTCGGACTGGCCGTCGTCCTCGCCGTGTCCGCGTTCTACTAACTCGAGCGTCAGCGGACCGATGGAATTCTCCCTCGACGGGCTTATATCCGGGAGGTGTCGACACGACAATAATGCTATCGAGTGGTTCGGTCGATCTATTGTGGCTGTTTGGCCCCTTCGTGGTGTATCTCGTGATGCTCGGCGTCTACTACGTCTGGGAGGGGCGGCGAGAAAAGCGACTGCAAGAGCGATACGAGGAGGCGGAGTATGGCCAGTGAGGGAATCGCCGGCTCGGCCGGCATCTGGGTCCTCGGAACGTTCGCAGCGTACCTCCTCGTTCTGCTCGGAATCGGGCTGTACGCGTCCCAACTTATGGACTCAGTCGACGACTACGTCATCGGTGGCCGAAGCGTCGGCCCCGTCGTTACGGGCTTTTCCGAACGCGCCTCCGAGATGAGCGGGTGGCTCACGCTCGGCGTTCCCAGCGACGCGTTCGGAACGGGTGTGATGGCCTTCTACAACGGGCTCGGCATGATCCCCGCCGACCTGTTCGCGTGGGCCGGGCTCGCAAAGCGCCTCCGGAAGTACACGGAGATCGTGAAAGCGGTCACGCTGCCGACCTTCTTCGAGACGCGTCTGCAGGACGACACCGGGCTCGTCAAAGGCGTCTCCGCGTTCGTGTTGATGATCTTCGAGGGCGGGTACGTGGGTGCCCAGATCGTCGCCGCCGGGACGCTGCTGGAAGTGCTCACCGGCGTCGAGCCGCTGGTCGGAATCCTCGCGGGCGGTGTCATCGTTGTCGGGTACACCATCCTCGGCGGCTACTTCGCCGTCGCGTGGTCCGACTACTTCCAGGGAGCCATCATCCTGATCGCGTTCATCGTCTTGCCGGTACTTGCGTTCACCACCTACGGATTTCCGTTCAACGACCTCGCCTCGGTCGGGAGTTCGTACACGAGCGTCACGGCCGGGATGACCGGCTGGGCAGCGATCTTCGGCATCATCAGCTATGCTGCTATCGGGCTCGGCATCCCCGGGAACCCGCACGTGATGGTGCGGTTCATGGGGATCGACGAGGTGAAGAACATCCGGCTGGCGGCGCTGGTCGCCCAACTGTTCATGTTCGTCGCCTACATCGGCGCCGGCTTCGTCGGACTGTACGCGCTGGTCGCCTTCGGCCAGGGCGGCATCGACGACCCGAACAACGTCATGCCGATGCTCACGCTCGAGTTCTTCCCCGGAGCTATTGCAGGGATCATCCTCGCAGCGGCCCTCGCCGCAATGATGTCCAGCGCCGACTCGCAGCTGCTCGTCGCGACCAGCGCAATCGTCGAGGACGTCTATCACGGCTACATCAATCCGAACGCGAGCCAAGAGAAATTGGTTCGGTACTCACAGGCCGTGACGCTCGGTCTCGGTGCGGCGAGTATCGCCTTCGCCTACCTCGCCAAGGACACCCCGATCTACACGCTCGTCCTCGACTACGCCTGGGGCGGTCTCGGCGCAGCGATCGGGCCGACGCTGATCGCCGCACTGTGGTGGAAACGCGTCACCGCCGAAGGCTCCGTCGCGAGTATGATCGTCGGAACGACGACGATGATCCTGTGGACCCAACTGTCGACCGTCATCGAGGCCGTCGGACTCTCCGGCGCAGTCGAGAGCTCCTCGTTCCTCACCGGTCTCGTCGACGTCTACGGCCTGTTCCCGGCGTTCGTCCTCTCGACAACGACGCTCATCGCCGTCTCACTTCTCACGCGCCCGCCAGAGGGCGTCGACAACCACTTCGACGTGTTCGACAAACCGCTCTCGGCGCTCTCGAGCGCCGAGAGCCAGACGGGAGCACCCGAGTACGTGACCGACGGCGGTCGCGACATCAACCCGAAGGCCGTCACGGAGACCGACAACATTCGCGCCCACGTCGCTGCCAGCGACTACTGGCAGGAGGGCGACGAGTAGATGAGCGAGAGTGACGGCCACCGACGCCGGATCGGCTCCACGGACCTCGAGAGCGGCCACTGCGAGCGTACGGCCCTGTCTGTCATCACCCCGTCGGTGGAACGCGACGACGTCGACTCGAACGGCCGCGTCGGGGCCGTCGCGTATCCCTATCGCGTCTACGATGCGACCGCGACCGTCGAGCGGCCGCTGATCGCGGACCGCGACATCTCGTACGTCGTCACCGTCGATCGATCGCGCCGGCTCGCGGTCCGGGCCGACACGGTCCCGGAGACGACGACGCGAACGCTAGACGACGTCCTCGTCATCCCGTCGGAACTCTCCGACGTAGAGACCCGCGAAAAGGCCGAGGACGCCGTGTTTACCTGGACGCTGCGAACGGTCGCCGTCAGCTCCACACCGGCAGTGTCCTTAGAACGGGCTGTCGACGCCTACAAACTGTTCTGGATCGCGTCCCGATCGGACGGCGACGTCATCGTCGACAGCGTCCGCGGAACCGAGTCGCCGCTGGCAGACTGACGCGACTCGAGCGACGAGTTGCGTCCCTCGGAACTCCCGACACGCCGCAGAACCGATCAATAATCCATCTCACGGCATGCTCGAGGGAGAACGCGTGAACACTACCCGTTCGTCGTTCCGTTCGATTCGTGCCGGAACAGCGCACCGGCTCACGAGTTTGTTCGTCGCAGAAAGCAAGCCGGTGGAGGGATTTGAACCCTCGACCTAATCCTTACGAAGGATTCGCTCTGCCAGTCTGAGCTACACCGGCACACCATCGGTCTATCACTGTCCGATGCGAGTGCATTCATTCGTAGGGTCGATACCAGTCATAAGGATTGCGAATCGCCGTGGTTGTGCGATTGGGTCCCGTGGCCGTCCTTATCGCTCGAGTCGGACATCCAGACAGACGTTGAGCTCGTGTGGTGCGTACGAACGGACCGTATGCCGGGTTTCGACGCTGACCTCGTACTCGGGTTCGGCGACCGCACGGATCGCGCGCTCGCCGGGACCGAAGGGGTCGTCTTCGTGCTGGATGTCGTAGTAGTGAATCACGCAGTCATCGCCCGCGAGGGTGGCTGCGGTCTCGAGGAACTCGTCGGCGCTGTGAGGGAGGTTCATCACGAGGCGGTCGGCCCACCCCTCGTACTCGGCGGCGACCTCGCGGACGTCCGCACAGATCGCCGTTACCCGCTCTTCGACGCCGTTCCGGCGGGCGTTCTCGCGCAGATACTCGATCGCGTCTTCGTTGACGTCGACGCCGACACATTCTGCGCCGCGTTTCGCGAAGGGAATCACGAACGGACCGACGCCGGCGAACATGTCGAAGGCCTGTTCACCCTCGCTCACCTGCTCGGCGACTCGATGGCGCTCGGTCGCGAGCCGCGGCGAAAAGTAGACTTCGGCGAGGTCCAGTGCGAACTCACAGCCGTACTCGCGGTGGACGACCTCGGTATCCTCGCCCGCGAGCAGGTCCCAGTCGCGCACCCGCGTCTCGCCTTTGACCTTCGATTGCTTGTTCAACACCGTGTCAACGGGTAGATCCGACTCGAGGACGGCGTCGGCGATCCCGCGGGCACGCTCGTCGTCGTCCTCGTCGAGCAAGACGGCCTTGCCGAGTCGCTCGTAAGAGGGGTCGAACCCGAGCACGTCGGCGGGCGTCGTCTGCGTCTCGCGCTCGGGGACGGTCATCGAGACCAACTCGAGCGAATCGGGCACCGCGTCGGGGTCGGTAACCGGTACGTAGAGGCACCCATCCTCGACGGTCAGTTCGTACTCGTCGTCGATCAGGTCCGCGTCCGCCAGTTCGCGACGCGTCTGCTCCCCCTCCTCGAGCGAAACGCGGACACACGGCACTTCCATACCCCCGAAAAGCCGGTCGTCCGCCGTAACGGTGACGTTTCGCGGCGGCCGTGAGGACGGCCTCGAGCCACCGAGCCGGTAAACGGTTTTCAGACTGGCAATGCTAGCGATCCTATGCAGGAACTCACGACCGTGGAAACGGTCCACGAGGAGGGCTCGTGGCTGTTCACGGTTCGAAATCAGTACGGCGAGCAGGAGGAGGTCATCCTCGTCCCCTGCGACGACGCTACCGAGCAGGGCTCGACGAGCAGTCGGCCTGCGGCCGACGACGGCGTCGCGGCGTGGATCAACCGCTGTAC belongs to Natronorubrum aibiense and includes:
- a CDS encoding energy-coupling factor ABC transporter ATP-binding protein; translation: MIEFRSVTYAFDDVPVLEDVSLSIDDGEFVLFAGANGSGKTTLLRHCNGLLEPDSGDVLVNGTPVADDLIAARSSVGMVFQHPRDQFVAATIGADVAFGPENLGLSREAIDRRVETALDAVNMAGRGDERIDALSGGEQSRVAIAGALAMNPDHLVLDEPFTGLDDPARRSVLERIESLSIDGTGVLLTTHDLRDVVGLADRIVAMKDGRVVVDDSPERALEALAGLDVRVPDT
- a CDS encoding sodium/proline symporter, with amino-acid sequence MASEGIAGSAGIWVLGTFAAYLLVLLGIGLYASQLMDSVDDYVIGGRSVGPVVTGFSERASEMSGWLTLGVPSDAFGTGVMAFYNGLGMIPADLFAWAGLAKRLRKYTEIVKAVTLPTFFETRLQDDTGLVKGVSAFVLMIFEGGYVGAQIVAAGTLLEVLTGVEPLVGILAGGVIVVGYTILGGYFAVAWSDYFQGAIILIAFIVLPVLAFTTYGFPFNDLASVGSSYTSVTAGMTGWAAIFGIISYAAIGLGIPGNPHVMVRFMGIDEVKNIRLAALVAQLFMFVAYIGAGFVGLYALVAFGQGGIDDPNNVMPMLTLEFFPGAIAGIILAAALAAMMSSADSQLLVATSAIVEDVYHGYINPNASQEKLVRYSQAVTLGLGAASIAFAYLAKDTPIYTLVLDYAWGGLGAAIGPTLIAALWWKRVTAEGSVASMIVGTTTMILWTQLSTVIEAVGLSGAVESSSFLTGLVDVYGLFPAFVLSTTTLIAVSLLTRPPEGVDNHFDVFDKPLSALSSAESQTGAPEYVTDGGRDINPKAVTETDNIRAHVAASDYWQEGDE
- a CDS encoding energy-coupling factor transporter transmembrane component T family protein, whose product is MLTYAPDDTLAHRLDPRSKLALQIGFATTALAHTSPRALLALSVVAGLILVFARLSVLEALYAYRFALVILAVAPLVSGLTLGAPWFDSTDAGTSARASYRVLLILLVSAAYIRSTPVRASRAAIQRTIPGKPGQVLGIGVALVFRFLPVLQADLRTIRDAMAARLGDERGVIDRASTLSLLALSRAFDRADRLALALQARCFAWNPTLPALTFSRVDYPALGLAVVLAVSAFY
- a CDS encoding class I SAM-dependent methyltransferase yields the protein MEVPCVRVSLEEGEQTRRELADADLIDDEYELTVEDGCLYVPVTDPDAVPDSLELVSMTVPERETQTTPADVLGFDPSYERLGKAVLLDEDDDERARGIADAVLESDLPVDTVLNKQSKVKGETRVRDWDLLAGEDTEVVHREYGCEFALDLAEVYFSPRLATERHRVAEQVSEGEQAFDMFAGVGPFVIPFAKRGAECVGVDVNEDAIEYLRENARRNGVEERVTAICADVREVAAEYEGWADRLVMNLPHSADEFLETAATLAGDDCVIHYYDIQHEDDPFGPGERAIRAVAEPEYEVSVETRHTVRSYAPHELNVCLDVRLER